One segment of Nostoc piscinale CENA21 DNA contains the following:
- a CDS encoding acetyl ornithine aminotransferase family protein produces the protein MLSISINQPLPSVPRLVTALPGTRAKAIVERDRAVTSPSYTRDYPLVVARGQGCMVEDVDGNVFLDMTAGIAVTATGHAHPEVVQAIQEQSACLLHMSGTDFYYEPMVELAEKLAFRAPFPEGARIFFTNSGAESNEGAIKLARYYTKRSLIIAFLGAFHGRTYGAMSLTGSKTVQRANFGALVPGVTHIPYGTHASLDYLETQLFNTMLPPQEVAAIFVEPIQGEGGYIVPEDGFLQRIRDICDRYGILMVVDEVQSGMGRTGRLFAIEHWGVMPDIITTAKGLASGLPLGAILARPELMTWPPGSHATTFGGNPVACAAGLATLRLLESGLMTNATQMGELLQAGLTQLHQKFPQISLPRGKGLMVAVDLVDEAGNYDSKLRDRIIQEAFLRGLLLLGCGKAAIRFCPPLIIDSHQIQTALDILSDILQSIEC, from the coding sequence ATGTTAAGTATCTCCATTAATCAACCTTTACCTAGTGTGCCGCGTTTGGTGACAGCTTTACCAGGGACTCGTGCTAAAGCAATTGTAGAACGCGATCGCGCTGTAACTTCCCCATCTTATACCCGCGACTATCCTTTAGTGGTGGCTCGCGGTCAAGGCTGTATGGTAGAAGACGTTGACGGCAATGTATTTTTAGATATGACGGCGGGTATTGCTGTTACTGCTACCGGACACGCCCACCCAGAAGTTGTACAAGCTATTCAAGAACAGTCGGCTTGTTTGCTGCACATGTCAGGGACGGATTTTTATTATGAACCAATGGTGGAATTGGCAGAAAAATTAGCCTTTCGCGCCCCCTTCCCAGAAGGTGCAAGAATATTTTTTACCAATTCTGGGGCGGAGTCGAACGAAGGTGCAATTAAACTAGCTCGATATTACACCAAGCGATCGCTCATCATTGCCTTTTTGGGTGCATTCCACGGACGTACATACGGCGCAATGTCCCTGACTGGTTCCAAAACTGTGCAACGGGCTAACTTTGGGGCGTTAGTTCCTGGGGTAACTCACATTCCTTACGGTACTCACGCAAGTTTAGATTATTTAGAAACACAATTATTTAATACCATGCTGCCGCCCCAGGAAGTTGCAGCAATTTTCGTTGAGCCAATTCAAGGAGAAGGCGGCTATATTGTCCCAGAAGATGGATTTTTGCAAAGAATCCGAGATATCTGCGATCGCTACGGCATATTAATGGTAGTAGATGAAGTGCAATCAGGGATGGGGCGTACAGGCCGCTTGTTTGCTATTGAACATTGGGGTGTGATGCCTGATATTATCACCACCGCTAAAGGCCTCGCCAGTGGTTTACCCCTGGGCGCAATTCTCGCCCGCCCAGAATTAATGACCTGGCCGCCTGGTTCCCACGCTACCACATTTGGCGGCAACCCTGTGGCCTGTGCGGCGGGTTTGGCAACTTTGCGACTCTTAGAAAGCGGTTTGATGACCAACGCTACCCAAATGGGAGAACTATTACAAGCTGGCTTAACCCAGTTACATCAAAAATTTCCGCAAATATCGTTACCCAGAGGCAAAGGTTTGATGGTCGCAGTCGATTTAGTCGACGAAGCAGGTAATTATGATAGTAAACTACGCGATCGCATTATCCAAGAAGCCTTTTTACGCGGTTTATTATTACTTGGTTGTGGTAAAGCCGCCATTCGTTTTTGTCCACCCTTAATTATTGACAGCCACCAAATACAAACCGCCCTCGATATTCTCTCAGATATTCTCCAAAGTATTGAGTGCTGA
- a CDS encoding thioester reductase domain-containing protein: protein MSYSAADIQAWMVSHLAELLGVETDEVDIHENLENYGLDSAQAMTLVSKLEELLGFQPSPLLLWHYPNIASLSERLAEELVEQSDVQDTGIVKQTSGNAIADIPTLDLQAEAVLDPTIHPGGAVYTPVDKPKKIFLTGSTGFLGAFIIRELLEQTDAELYCLVRASSLQEGKNKLYKNLEQYGIGQDELNPRIIPVIGDLSQPMLGLGAELFQALATNIDTIYHSGALLNYVYPYSALKAANVLGTQEILRLACQIKVKPVHYVSSVAVFESPVYAGKVVKEDDDFSHWEGIFLGYSQTKWVAEKLVKIASDRGLPVTIHRPPLIAGDSQTGIGNTHDFINLMVKGCLQMGYFPDVEYMLDMSPVDYVSKAIVYLSMQPESIGKAFHLQHPNPVSLKVLVDWVSSFGYPVQMLPYDEWQAELIKNAASPDNPLYTLRPFLLERWSEEQLTIPDLYLQARRPKISCEATVKALAGSSISCPPIDSKLFMTYTAYLIESGFLSIAL from the coding sequence ATGTCTTATAGCGCAGCAGATATTCAAGCGTGGATGGTGTCTCACCTGGCTGAGTTACTGGGTGTAGAAACTGATGAAGTTGATATCCACGAAAATTTGGAAAACTACGGTTTAGACTCAGCACAAGCGATGACTCTAGTAAGTAAATTAGAGGAATTGCTGGGTTTTCAACCATCTCCTTTATTATTGTGGCATTATCCTAATATTGCATCTTTGTCGGAGCGTTTAGCTGAGGAATTAGTAGAACAATCTGATGTGCAAGATACAGGGATTGTAAAGCAAACAAGTGGGAATGCGATCGCTGATATCCCCACTCTCGATTTACAAGCTGAAGCAGTCCTTGACCCCACAATTCATCCTGGTGGTGCTGTTTACACACCTGTAGACAAACCCAAGAAAATCTTCTTGACAGGTTCCACAGGCTTTTTAGGCGCATTCATCATCCGGGAACTGCTAGAACAAACCGACGCAGAATTGTATTGCTTGGTACGCGCAAGCAGTCTCCAAGAAGGTAAAAACAAGCTATACAAGAACTTAGAACAGTATGGAATTGGTCAGGATGAATTAAATCCTCGCATTATCCCAGTCATTGGTGATTTGTCTCAACCAATGTTAGGACTTGGCGCAGAACTATTCCAAGCGTTAGCTACCAACATTGACACCATTTATCACAGTGGTGCTTTGTTGAACTACGTTTATCCCTACTCAGCACTGAAAGCAGCTAACGTTTTAGGTACTCAAGAAATATTGAGATTGGCTTGTCAAATCAAAGTTAAGCCTGTACATTACGTTTCTAGTGTGGCTGTATTTGAATCACCTGTTTACGCTGGTAAAGTGGTGAAAGAAGATGATGATTTTAGCCACTGGGAAGGTATTTTCCTCGGTTACTCGCAAACAAAATGGGTGGCTGAGAAGTTGGTGAAAATTGCCAGCGATCGCGGTTTACCTGTTACAATCCACAGACCACCATTAATCGCCGGAGACAGTCAAACAGGTATCGGTAACACCCACGACTTCATCAACTTAATGGTCAAGGGTTGTCTACAAATGGGTTACTTCCCCGACGTAGAGTATATGTTGGATATGTCTCCTGTAGACTATGTAAGTAAAGCTATTGTCTATCTGTCCATGCAGCCAGAATCAATAGGTAAAGCTTTCCACTTACAACATCCCAACCCTGTTTCTTTAAAAGTATTAGTTGACTGGGTTAGTTCTTTTGGTTATCCAGTGCAAATGCTACCCTACGATGAATGGCAAGCAGAGTTAATTAAAAATGCCGCTTCACCAGATAATCCTTTATATACTTTGCGCCCATTCTTACTAGAACGCTGGTCAGAAGAACAACTCACAATTCCTGATTTGTATCTGCAAGCTAGAAGACCAAAAATTAGCTGTGAAGCAACTGTGAAAGCATTAGCAGGTAGTTCTATTTCCTGTCCGCCAATTGATTCTAAGTTGTTTATGACTTACACAGCTTATTTAATCGAAAGCGGTTTCTTAAGTATCGCTTTGTAA
- a CDS encoding PfaD family polyunsaturated fatty acid/polyketide biosynthesis protein encodes MPLSTQDNGLRFSAYTYNQNLVWKGNLETISFEQQAIKNKLLLLDKPCYIVKIAGKIGVTNEGYLSPAENSTTSQLELIASLAPISLQQLGDPSFLSCYGVKYAYMTGAMAGGIASEELVIALGKEKILGSFGAGGLPPERIEAAIQKIQQALPNGPYAFNLIHSPNDMAIERRAVDLYLKYGVKVVEASAFLDLTPNIVYYRVAGLSLNAANQIEIKNKVIAKISRREVASKFMQPAPAKLVKELVEQKLITELQARLAEQVPMADDITVEADSGGHTDNRPLICLLPSLIALRDEIQAQYHYLQPIRVGAAGGIATPESALAAFMMGAAYVVTGSVNQACVESGACEHTKKLLAQAEMADVTMAPAGDMFEMGVKVQVLKRGTMFPMRAQKLYELYRTYNSIEEIPTAEREKLEKQVFRKTIAEAWEGTAAYLSQKNPEKLGKAVNNPKLKMAVIFKWYLGLSSRWSTAGEKGREVDYQIWCGPAMGSFNDWVRGSYLAEPQNRTVVDVADQIMKGAAFSYRIQNLKIQGLQIPDYYTQYRPEVCQ; translated from the coding sequence ATGCCACTCAGCACCCAAGATAATGGCTTAAGATTCTCCGCATACACCTACAATCAAAATCTTGTTTGGAAAGGTAATTTAGAAACAATATCCTTTGAACAGCAAGCTATCAAAAATAAATTACTCCTATTAGATAAACCTTGCTATATTGTCAAAATTGCAGGTAAGATTGGCGTTACCAATGAAGGATATTTATCTCCTGCTGAAAATAGCACAACTTCTCAATTAGAGTTAATTGCTTCCCTTGCGCCAATTTCTCTACAACAATTAGGCGACCCTAGTTTTCTCTCTTGTTACGGCGTAAAATATGCCTATATGACTGGAGCAATGGCTGGTGGTATCGCTTCAGAAGAACTGGTCATTGCTTTAGGAAAAGAGAAAATTTTAGGTTCTTTTGGTGCTGGTGGTTTACCTCCAGAAAGAATAGAAGCAGCAATTCAAAAAATTCAACAAGCTTTACCAAATGGCCCTTACGCTTTTAATTTAATTCACAGCCCTAATGATATGGCTATTGAACGCCGGGCTGTGGATTTATATTTAAAATATGGCGTGAAGGTTGTTGAAGCTTCAGCATTTTTAGACTTAACTCCCAACATTGTTTATTACCGAGTTGCAGGCTTAAGTTTAAATGCTGCTAATCAAATTGAAATCAAAAATAAAGTCATCGCTAAAATTTCTCGCCGGGAAGTTGCGAGTAAATTTATGCAGCCAGCACCAGCCAAACTTGTAAAAGAATTAGTTGAACAAAAATTAATTACTGAGTTACAAGCAAGATTGGCAGAACAAGTGCCAATGGCTGATGATATTACGGTGGAGGCTGATTCTGGCGGTCATACTGATAACCGTCCTTTGATTTGTTTGCTCCCTTCACTAATTGCTTTGAGGGATGAAATTCAAGCTCAATATCATTATCTTCAACCAATTAGGGTTGGTGCAGCAGGTGGAATTGCTACCCCAGAATCAGCTTTAGCAGCTTTTATGATGGGTGCTGCTTATGTAGTTACTGGTTCAGTTAATCAAGCTTGTGTTGAATCTGGTGCTTGTGAGCATACCAAAAAACTATTAGCGCAAGCGGAAATGGCTGATGTAACTATGGCTCCCGCAGGCGATATGTTTGAAATGGGTGTGAAGGTACAAGTGCTAAAACGGGGTACGATGTTCCCGATGCGCGCGCAGAAATTGTATGAATTGTACCGCACTTATAACTCAATTGAAGAAATCCCGACAGCGGAAAGGGAGAAGTTAGAAAAACAAGTTTTTCGGAAAACTATTGCTGAGGCTTGGGAAGGAACTGCTGCTTATTTATCACAAAAGAATCCAGAAAAGTTAGGTAAAGCAGTTAATAATCCTAAACTCAAAATGGCTGTGATTTTTAAATGGTATTTAGGATTATCTTCTCGCTGGTCTACTGCTGGTGAAAAAGGTCGAGAAGTTGATTATCAAATTTGGTGCGGCCCGGCGATGGGTAGTTTTAATGACTGGGTACGTGGTTCTTATTTAGCTGAACCTCAAAATCGCACAGTTGTGGATGTTGCTGACCAGATTATGAAGGGCGCAGCGTTTTCCTATCGCATCCAAAATTTAAAAATTCAAGGTTTGCAAATACCTGATTACTACACTCAGTATCGTCCAGAAGTTTGTCAATAA
- a CDS encoding PfaB family protein, protein MTQDNKNKIAIIGMDAFFGECNNLDAFERSIYDGKQHFIPLPEKRWYGIDTEKDLLQDYGLTEGKPPVGAYIKDFEIDTLAYKIPPNEVEKLNPQQLLLLKVAERAIKDANLPEGGNVAVIIAAETELSVHQLQQRWDLSWQVKDGLNAAEITLPSEKITQLETIVKDSVHQQVEIGEYLSYIANIMASRISSLWNFTGPAFTLTAVETSAFKALEVAQMLLMTGEADAAIVGAVDLAGGVENVLLRNQTAKINSGVNTLSYDQKANGWTVGEGAGVVVLKRYDVAQENGDRIYATIDAISIGQSLVNSANEAFYSAGVQPSQVKYVEVCASGIPQEDETEITGLLQAYPSVGHGLHSAIGSVKANIGHTQVASGIASLIKTALCLYYRYIPGTPNWSGVKTPQQWEGSSFYVATESRPWFLGKDSDRRIAAINGLGCDGTFAHVIISEDPTQEERPSRYLEQMPYHLFPIAANDKDSIFAALDSLQKSIEASSSLSECASQAFATYKANPQAQYAIAINGRNKKELLKEIESARKGVKTAFEKGTDWQTPIGSYFTPKPLGKHGEIAYVYPAAVNSYVGMGRNLFRLFPRIFNDYMVKSLHKRVADVELRVFPRSLSKLSLRQLETLEKQLLDDSLAMFEAEMFFTRLLTTVICDDFQVKPKYVFGYSLGETSMMVAQGVWSDFFQGSNSFNSSALFGNRLSGPKNAVREFWGLPNADNLDKSFWGNFVLMASPEQVQEAIKNEPQVYLTQINTPEEVLIAGEPAACKRVISALGCNSFVAPFDHVIHCETMRSEYGELVKLNTLPSQNLAGVTFYSAAEYQPIVLESGAIARSIATGLCQQLDFPRLVNRLHDDGARIFIEAGAGGVCSRWIDKILEDKDHITVSLNRRGMDDHTTIVKALAKLLSHRVAVDLSPLYNLTPAPKQNKATLRTVTVGGKSITASILTEENRQLFQDLAGKAQGIQAENLHSNIPLPDEIDIIKSLQDTHKILGNDILTQNTEVSIKNIIEHGFAAEEKVESSELIATPTQASATNQDLDTLIRMLELNTSHCQKLNANNARITQAHTAFLQARQDFSQQMREIIQLQLVCAEDLLKE, encoded by the coding sequence ATGACACAAGATAATAAAAACAAAATTGCCATTATTGGCATGGATGCCTTCTTTGGTGAATGCAATAACTTAGATGCTTTTGAACGCAGTATTTACGACGGTAAACAACATTTCATACCTCTACCCGAAAAAAGATGGTATGGCATCGACACAGAAAAAGATTTACTCCAAGACTACGGTTTAACTGAAGGCAAACCCCCCGTCGGCGCATATATCAAAGACTTTGAAATTGATACCTTAGCCTATAAGATTCCTCCCAACGAAGTTGAAAAACTCAACCCCCAACAACTATTACTGCTGAAAGTTGCAGAACGCGCCATCAAAGATGCAAACCTACCTGAAGGCGGAAATGTAGCAGTAATTATTGCAGCTGAAACAGAGTTATCTGTCCACCAACTACAGCAAAGATGGGATTTGTCTTGGCAAGTCAAAGATGGTTTGAATGCGGCAGAAATTACTTTACCATCAGAAAAGATTACTCAATTAGAAACCATCGTTAAAGATAGCGTTCACCAACAAGTAGAAATTGGTGAGTATTTAAGCTATATCGCCAACATCATGGCGAGTCGCATTTCTTCACTGTGGAACTTTACCGGGCCTGCTTTCACTCTCACTGCTGTAGAGACTTCGGCTTTCAAAGCTTTAGAAGTCGCGCAAATGCTACTGATGACTGGCGAAGCAGACGCAGCCATTGTTGGTGCTGTTGATTTGGCTGGTGGTGTAGAGAATGTCTTATTACGCAATCAAACAGCCAAGATAAACAGTGGTGTCAATACGTTGAGTTATGACCAAAAAGCCAACGGTTGGACGGTGGGTGAAGGTGCGGGTGTAGTTGTTCTCAAACGCTACGATGTGGCGCAGGAAAATGGCGATCGCATTTATGCCACCATTGATGCTATCAGTATCGGACAATCCCTCGTTAACTCCGCTAACGAAGCCTTCTATAGTGCAGGTGTACAACCTTCTCAAGTGAAATATGTAGAGGTTTGCGCCAGTGGTATTCCCCAAGAAGACGAAACCGAAATTACAGGTTTATTGCAAGCATATCCATCGGTAGGTCATGGTTTGCACTCTGCTATTGGTAGCGTTAAAGCCAATATCGGACACACTCAAGTAGCTTCGGGAATTGCCAGCTTAATCAAAACAGCGTTGTGTCTTTACTACCGCTACATTCCTGGTACGCCTAACTGGTCTGGTGTGAAAACACCCCAACAATGGGAAGGTAGTTCTTTTTATGTGGCTACAGAGTCTCGTCCTTGGTTCTTGGGTAAAGACTCTGACCGTCGGATAGCTGCAATTAACGGTCTGGGTTGTGATGGTACTTTTGCTCATGTGATTATCTCGGAAGACCCCACCCAAGAAGAACGCCCTAGCAGATATTTGGAACAAATGCCATATCATCTGTTCCCGATAGCAGCTAACGACAAAGACAGTATTTTTGCGGCTCTAGATAGTCTGCAAAAGAGCATTGAAGCTAGTTCTTCTTTATCAGAATGTGCTAGTCAAGCTTTTGCTACATACAAAGCAAACCCCCAAGCGCAATACGCCATCGCCATTAACGGACGGAACAAAAAAGAACTCCTCAAAGAAATTGAATCGGCGCGTAAGGGTGTCAAAACGGCGTTTGAAAAAGGCACAGACTGGCAAACACCTATAGGTAGTTATTTCACACCGAAACCTCTAGGAAAGCATGGTGAGATTGCTTATGTGTATCCGGCGGCGGTGAATTCATACGTAGGTATGGGTCGAAATCTCTTCCGCCTCTTCCCCAGAATCTTCAACGACTACATGGTGAAGAGTCTGCATAAGCGGGTAGCGGATGTAGAACTACGAGTTTTTCCCAGAAGTTTGAGTAAGTTATCCCTCAGACAGCTAGAGACTCTAGAAAAGCAATTGCTAGATGATTCTTTAGCAATGTTTGAAGCGGAAATGTTTTTTACCAGACTGCTCACCACGGTTATCTGTGATGACTTTCAAGTTAAGCCAAAGTATGTATTTGGCTACAGCTTGGGTGAAACAAGCATGATGGTAGCGCAAGGAGTTTGGAGTGATTTCTTTCAAGGTAGTAACTCTTTCAACTCCTCGGCATTGTTTGGGAATAGGTTATCTGGGCCGAAAAATGCGGTACGCGAGTTTTGGGGCTTACCAAACGCGGATAATTTAGATAAAAGCTTTTGGGGTAACTTCGTTTTGATGGCTAGTCCTGAGCAAGTGCAGGAGGCTATCAAAAACGAGCCGCAAGTTTATCTCACACAAATTAATACACCGGAAGAAGTCTTAATTGCTGGTGAGCCAGCCGCTTGTAAGCGAGTCATTTCTGCCTTGGGTTGTAACTCTTTCGTAGCTCCCTTCGATCACGTTATCCACTGTGAAACGATGCGATCGGAGTATGGAGAGTTAGTCAAATTAAATACTTTGCCATCCCAGAATCTAGCTGGTGTAACCTTCTATTCTGCGGCTGAATATCAGCCTATTGTACTAGAGAGTGGTGCGATCGCTCGCAGCATCGCCACCGGACTTTGCCAACAATTAGACTTCCCCCGCCTAGTTAACCGCCTCCACGACGACGGCGCGAGAATATTCATCGAAGCTGGTGCGGGTGGAGTTTGTTCACGCTGGATTGATAAAATTCTCGAAGACAAAGATCATATCACCGTCTCCCTCAACCGCCGGGGTATGGATGACCACACTACTATTGTCAAAGCACTAGCAAAACTTCTCAGCCATCGCGTAGCTGTAGATTTATCACCACTCTACAATCTCACACCTGCACCTAAACAAAATAAAGCCACCTTACGCACTGTTACCGTCGGTGGTAAATCAATAACCGCTAGTATTTTGACCGAAGAAAATCGCCAACTTTTCCAAGATTTAGCCGGTAAAGCACAAGGTATTCAAGCTGAAAATCTGCATTCAAATATACCATTGCCAGATGAAATTGATATCATCAAATCGCTGCAAGATACTCATAAAATCTTAGGCAATGATATTTTGACTCAAAATACAGAAGTTTCAATAAAAAATATCATTGAACACGGTTTTGCAGCAGAGGAAAAAGTAGAATCTTCTGAGTTAATCGCCACACCAACACAAGCATCTGCTACCAATCAAGATTTAGATACCCTAATCAGAATGCTGGAGTTAAATACCTCTCACTGTCAAAAGCTGAATGCTAATAATGCTCGGATAACTCAAGCACATACAGCTTTTTTACAAGCGCGGCAAGATTTTAGTCAGCAGATGCGTGAAATTATTCAATTGCAATTAGTTTGCGCGGAAGATTTGCTTAAAGAATAA